A genomic stretch from Antarcticibacterium flavum includes:
- a CDS encoding acetyltransferase → MDKKRLFIYGVGRLAEYAAYVFENDSEYEVEGYCIENEYFQKNKDQNSGTRIFEKIEDLLLQEDYYLFIAVGNNVVRERIYTAAKEKGIKLATYISSRASTWPNMKTGDNCFIGEGSVIQPFVTIGANCILFGARLGHHTQVSDHVLLSGPTIGGNVIVGKYTFIGLNAVILQNLEIGAKNIIGMGVSIKSSTGEGEVYSSPTFKKREVSFDDISNNYLN, encoded by the coding sequence ATGGATAAAAAAAGGCTTTTCATATACGGTGTAGGCAGGCTCGCAGAATATGCTGCCTATGTCTTCGAGAATGACAGCGAATATGAAGTTGAAGGTTATTGTATAGAAAATGAATATTTTCAAAAAAATAAAGATCAAAATTCAGGTACCAGAATCTTTGAAAAAATTGAGGATTTGCTGCTTCAGGAGGATTATTACCTGTTCATAGCAGTAGGAAATAATGTGGTGCGGGAGCGAATCTACACCGCTGCAAAGGAAAAAGGGATCAAATTAGCCACTTATATCTCCTCCAGGGCATCTACCTGGCCGAATATGAAAACAGGTGACAACTGCTTTATAGGGGAAGGCTCTGTAATCCAGCCTTTCGTTACAATAGGAGCAAACTGCATCTTATTTGGAGCCAGACTAGGTCATCATACACAGGTAAGTGATCACGTACTCTTAAGCGGGCCCACTATAGGCGGTAATGTAATTGTTGGAAAATATACTTTTATAGGGCTTAATGCGGTTATACTACAAAACCTGGAAATAGGAGCCAAAAATATAATAGGTATGGGAGTTTCCATTAAAAGCTCTACAGGAGAAGGGGAGGTATATTCCTCCCCCACTTTTAAAAAAAGAGAAGTGAGTTTTGATGATATAAGTAACAACTATCTCAACTAG
- a CDS encoding glycosyltransferase family 2 protein yields the protein MDFREFKERYQKKEVEEISYSPPEEPVVSVLVQTYQQKDFIKECLDSILMQETTFDFEILVGDDGSIDGTRDICLEYAKKHPERIRLFLHHRENQIKVMGEPTSNFNAFYNFFSARGKYIAFCEGDDKWTDPLKLEQQVGFLEKDPNFVLAFHAFKETDEFSANNANGLDQVLHDVPSEKLKLLIFHPLLSTIFFRNIMSEVPAEIMRVINVDSFFLSLLGHYGDAKFQAEIQPSIYRRHRGGAWTGRKKENKLYTKINTYSHLSAYYKKQKNRKLNLFFRTARRNHRKMLFLHYLFQLSFRKLFRVILKKRLNS from the coding sequence ATGGACTTCCGGGAGTTTAAAGAGAGATATCAGAAAAAAGAGGTGGAGGAAATCTCGTATTCTCCTCCAGAAGAACCGGTGGTAAGTGTTCTGGTACAAACCTACCAGCAGAAGGATTTTATAAAAGAGTGTCTGGACAGCATTTTAATGCAGGAGACCACTTTTGATTTTGAAATACTTGTGGGAGATGATGGCTCAATTGATGGAACCCGAGATATTTGTTTAGAGTATGCAAAAAAGCATCCTGAAAGGATAAGACTTTTCCTCCATCACCGGGAGAACCAAATTAAGGTTATGGGTGAACCAACTTCCAATTTCAATGCGTTTTATAATTTTTTCTCCGCCAGGGGTAAGTATATAGCGTTTTGTGAAGGAGATGATAAATGGACAGATCCTTTGAAGCTGGAGCAGCAGGTGGGGTTTCTGGAGAAGGATCCAAACTTCGTGCTTGCCTTTCATGCCTTTAAAGAAACAGATGAGTTTTCAGCAAATAATGCTAATGGACTTGATCAGGTTCTTCACGATGTTCCCTCAGAAAAATTAAAACTTTTAATTTTTCATCCTTTATTATCCACGATTTTTTTTCGAAATATAATGTCTGAGGTGCCTGCGGAAATAATGAGAGTTATCAATGTGGATAGTTTTTTTCTTTCTCTGCTTGGGCATTATGGAGATGCTAAGTTCCAGGCGGAAATCCAACCCAGTATTTATCGAAGGCATAGGGGTGGGGCCTGGACTGGAAGAAAAAAAGAGAATAAATTATACACCAAAATTAATACATATAGTCATCTCTCAGCCTATTATAAAAAACAAAAAAACAGAAAATTAAATTTATTCTTTAGGACTGCTAGACGAAACCATAGAAAGATGTTATTTTTGCACTACCTTTTCCAACTGAGTTTCAGAAAACTTTTCCGCGTGATACTTAAAAAAAGACTTAATAGTTGA
- a CDS encoding glycosyltransferase family 2 protein produces the protein MDNLISIIIPTYNRAYCLPAAIDSVSEQKGVRWELIIIDDGSTDATRSILDSYKDVAQIRHYYQEHRGVSAARNHGVFRAKGDYLIFLDSDDSFQPGLLKCLREEEYWKFDLICWEVLKKVDGKSSHWKPVGLEKIYNNITASFLAGSACYKKKIFEEAGGFDPSINFGENYELGIRISQLKDLKVHIISRLFLIYNINTKLRESNSVQNKLLSIENLLVKHKELYLFDPLSHARLVYQIGLLKQQSGKSSEAMRLYIQAYKIKPDYLKPLLRYVLLKGKKVLAF, from the coding sequence TTGGATAATTTAATTTCTATAATAATTCCTACCTATAACAGGGCCTATTGCTTGCCAGCTGCAATAGATAGTGTGTCGGAGCAAAAGGGTGTCCGTTGGGAATTAATTATCATTGATGACGGCTCCACCGATGCCACCCGTTCAATACTTGATTCTTATAAGGATGTAGCTCAAATTAGACACTATTATCAAGAACATAGAGGTGTATCTGCCGCACGAAACCATGGTGTATTTAGAGCTAAGGGAGATTATTTAATTTTTCTGGATTCTGATGACAGCTTCCAACCGGGACTACTAAAATGTTTAAGGGAGGAAGAATATTGGAAATTTGACCTCATCTGTTGGGAGGTTTTAAAAAAGGTAGATGGTAAATCTTCCCACTGGAAACCTGTTGGTCTGGAAAAAATATATAATAATATTACTGCCAGTTTTTTAGCCGGAAGTGCTTGTTATAAAAAGAAAATTTTTGAAGAGGCAGGAGGATTTGATCCTTCAATAAACTTTGGAGAAAATTATGAATTGGGAATACGCATTTCGCAACTAAAAGATCTTAAGGTCCATATTATTTCTCGTCTATTCCTTATTTATAATATAAATACCAAATTACGTGAGAGTAACTCCGTCCAAAATAAATTGCTATCTATAGAGAATTTATTGGTAAAACATAAGGAATTGTATCTCTTTGATCCGCTTTCACATGCAAGGTTGGTTTATCAAATTGGTTTACTAAAACAACAAAGTGGTAAAAGTAGTGAGGCCATGAGATTATATATTCAGGCTTACAAAATAAAACCTGATTATCTGAAACCTTTATTACGATATGTACTGCTAAAAGGAAAAAAGGTGCTTGCTTTCTAG
- a CDS encoding polysaccharide deacetylase family protein translates to MNNGVLVISLDFELLWGIFDKVSYEEKIDYFTETRKVIPKILHLFQQFNIHCTWATVGMLFNENWDEWSENIPEVVPNYQNMNFSAYNYGKKIRSKVTEPLCFAPDLIKMIAQAPGQEIGTHTYSHYYCLEPGQDLPAFKADLQTSIKLAKKFDIELESLVFPRNQINLDYLEICSLDGINNVRSNPTVWYWENTQTDSLAQKIFRTGDAYLGKKDKTYQPSEVSLLDKQLTSQKASRLLRPFSDKRVLNYLKMKRILGEITHAAEKNEIYHLWWHPHNFGVNPVNNLKDLEIILGHFDNCRRTKGMQSLNMAEVGSKALKKIG, encoded by the coding sequence ATGAATAATGGGGTTCTAGTTATATCTTTAGATTTTGAACTTTTGTGGGGAATATTCGATAAGGTTTCTTACGAGGAAAAAATTGACTATTTTACTGAAACTCGAAAAGTTATTCCGAAGATACTTCATCTTTTTCAGCAATTTAATATTCACTGTACCTGGGCTACTGTGGGAATGCTTTTCAATGAAAATTGGGATGAATGGAGTGAGAACATTCCAGAAGTAGTACCAAACTATCAAAATATGAACTTCTCTGCCTATAATTATGGAAAAAAGATTCGTTCAAAAGTGACAGAACCTCTTTGTTTCGCTCCTGATTTAATTAAAATGATTGCACAAGCACCCGGTCAGGAAATAGGAACTCATACCTATTCCCACTATTATTGTCTGGAACCCGGGCAGGATCTACCTGCTTTTAAAGCCGACCTTCAAACGTCCATAAAACTTGCTAAAAAATTTGATATTGAGTTAGAATCACTTGTTTTTCCCCGAAATCAAATCAACCTAGATTATCTTGAGATATGTTCCCTTGATGGAATTAATAATGTGCGTTCCAATCCAACGGTTTGGTATTGGGAGAACACCCAAACAGATAGTCTGGCACAGAAAATTTTTAGGACAGGGGACGCCTACCTGGGGAAGAAAGACAAGACTTATCAGCCGTCGGAAGTAAGTTTACTAGATAAACAACTAACTTCACAAAAGGCAAGTAGATTATTAAGGCCGTTTTCTGATAAAAGAGTTCTCAATTATTTAAAAATGAAAAGAATCTTGGGGGAAATAACACATGCCGCCGAAAAAAATGAGATTTATCATCTATGGTGGCATCCTCACAATTTTGGGGTTAACCCGGTAAACAATCTTAAAGATCTTGAGATTATTCTAGGACATTTTGACAATTGTCGAAGGACAAAAGGAATGCAATCTTTAAATATGGCCGAAGTTGGATCTAAAGCTTTAAAAAAAATTGGATAA
- a CDS encoding GNAT family N-acetyltransferase, translating to MQIREAKQNDIPQILEVLKASLGETSSKKTEEIWRYKHIENPFGESLVLVAVEAGIIIGVRAFMRWKWQKGDEIFSTFRAVDTATHPDYQGKGIFKKLTLKALEIGKERGDHFVFNTPNAQSKPGYLKMGWEEVEKLKITIRPLNFFGANQGYRFQNKEEVESCVKLLAQQNKQNSQKKTLFTPKNIEYLNWRYFINPIQKYSIIANEDFFIAGYSKDRGRIKEFRIVEAMYDDIGEKNIKKAILELSDQSGAHFLSISPNADISFKIGVTRNFGPVLTFKAINYTEDNLPNIKLWNYSLGDMELF from the coding sequence ATGCAAATTAGAGAAGCCAAGCAAAATGATATACCTCAAATTCTGGAGGTTTTAAAAGCTAGTTTGGGCGAAACATCTTCTAAAAAGACGGAAGAAATTTGGCGTTATAAGCATATTGAAAATCCATTTGGGGAGTCCCTTGTTCTGGTTGCTGTGGAAGCGGGGATCATCATTGGAGTGCGCGCTTTTATGAGGTGGAAATGGCAAAAAGGTGATGAAATTTTCTCGACCTTCAGGGCAGTGGATACTGCAACACATCCGGATTATCAGGGAAAAGGTATTTTTAAAAAATTGACTTTGAAGGCCCTTGAGATAGGAAAAGAGCGGGGTGATCATTTTGTTTTTAACACTCCTAATGCTCAAAGCAAACCGGGATATCTCAAAATGGGTTGGGAAGAGGTGGAGAAGCTTAAAATAACAATTAGACCTCTGAATTTTTTTGGAGCCAACCAGGGTTACAGGTTTCAAAATAAAGAGGAGGTGGAGAGTTGTGTAAAACTATTAGCTCAACAGAATAAACAGAACTCCCAAAAAAAAACCTTATTTACACCTAAAAACATTGAATATCTTAATTGGCGGTATTTTATTAACCCAATTCAAAAATATAGTATAATTGCAAATGAAGATTTTTTTATTGCTGGCTATTCAAAGGATAGAGGCCGGATTAAAGAGTTTCGGATTGTGGAAGCAATGTATGATGATATAGGGGAAAAAAATATTAAAAAGGCCATTTTAGAACTTTCGGACCAATCGGGGGCTCATTTTTTAAGTATCTCGCCCAATGCAGATATTTCTTTCAAAATAGGAGTTACGCGGAATTTCGGTCCGGTTTTGACGTTCAAAGCAATTAACTATACGGAGGATAATCTGCCTAATATAAAGCTATGGAATTATAGCTTGGGCGATATGGAACTGTTTTAA
- a CDS encoding glycosyltransferase: MKQIRILHIIKSLGRGGAEMLLPETLKLHDQEKFEFHYIYFLPWKDQMVKAILDAGGMVKCLEAKDNIRLIAQYKKIINYCKLNHIDLIHCHLPWAGFVGRLVHKKTGVPVIYTEHNMQERYHFATKSLNKFSFNSQNLALGVSEDVTISIRKNIEPNVRVKTLLNGVNTKAFKRSNNSEIRKNFNIPENGIVIGNVAVFRFQKRLIEWLRVIKKLRETNSNIYGIIVGAGPLEEEVKKEWQDLHLQEIVFFPGLKTDVKPYFDAMDIFMMSSSFEGLPIALLEAMSMECAVVSTDAGGIKEVIREGKDGLTCPVDEWQELSSKVQILLDDPDKLEEYKKAARKRVQEAFSMKRMVMELEECYIEVLNKSKTRN, translated from the coding sequence ATGAAGCAAATCAGAATTCTGCATATAATTAAATCTCTTGGACGGGGTGGAGCAGAGATGCTACTCCCTGAAACCCTGAAGCTTCATGATCAGGAAAAATTTGAGTTTCATTATATCTATTTTCTTCCCTGGAAAGACCAGATGGTAAAAGCCATTCTAGATGCGGGCGGTATGGTGAAATGTCTGGAAGCAAAAGATAATATTCGCTTGATTGCGCAATACAAAAAAATCATAAACTATTGTAAATTAAATCATATAGACCTTATTCATTGCCATTTACCCTGGGCTGGATTTGTTGGTAGATTGGTTCATAAAAAAACCGGGGTTCCTGTGATCTATACTGAACATAATATGCAGGAGCGGTACCACTTTGCTACTAAATCTTTAAATAAATTCAGTTTCAATTCCCAGAACCTGGCTCTTGGGGTTTCTGAAGATGTAACTATTTCGATTAGAAAAAATATTGAACCGAATGTTCGGGTTAAGACCCTTTTGAATGGTGTAAATACAAAGGCTTTTAAAAGATCTAATAATTCAGAAATTAGAAAAAACTTTAACATCCCAGAGAATGGAATCGTTATAGGGAATGTCGCAGTTTTCAGATTTCAAAAACGCCTCATTGAGTGGTTGAGAGTTATAAAGAAGTTGCGAGAAACTAATTCCAATATATATGGCATTATAGTTGGCGCAGGTCCTTTGGAAGAGGAGGTTAAAAAGGAGTGGCAGGATCTGCATCTTCAGGAGATTGTGTTTTTTCCGGGGTTGAAAACAGATGTCAAGCCTTATTTTGACGCTATGGATATATTTATGATGAGCTCTTCTTTTGAAGGGTTACCAATAGCGCTGCTTGAGGCAATGAGTATGGAATGTGCAGTTGTGTCTACTGACGCTGGAGGAATAAAAGAAGTAATTAGGGAAGGAAAAGACGGCCTGACCTGCCCGGTTGATGAGTGGCAGGAACTGTCATCAAAAGTTCAGATCCTATTAGATGATCCAGATAAGCTTGAAGAATATAAAAAAGCGGCGAGAAAACGTGTCCAGGAGGCTTTTAGTATGAAAAGAATGGTGATGGAACTGGAAGAATGTTATATTGAGGTATTGAATAAAAGCAAAACAAGGAACTAA
- a CDS encoding glycosyltransferase family 4 protein translates to MKIIHVIQRPQLRGAEIFACQLSNHLLEKGHEVWMVALYPGDASLPFKGSIIELNRPIKKRFYDIKGWKRFSTLLKKIQPDLIQANAGDTLKFTASAKFIFNFEPPIIFRNANKSGLFINSFFKRKLNQFYLSKVSKVISVSKECEEDFIVTYNYPPEKITTVEIGIEKNIMGSLSNEIKTLFVKKQILLHIGSFVPEKNHLGLLRIFSEVNKKLPQTHLLLIGKGILEDKIRQEIKNFDLGERVTLLGYRTDVLDIIVNSKAFLLPSIIEGLPGVLLESMYCKTPVIAYDVGGIPGIVNSSTGSLIPVGDEMSFAKAVIRAVEYPDKVQIQVAYKIVRKKFMNIKISKRFVRAYKEVYT, encoded by the coding sequence ATGAAAATAATACACGTTATTCAACGCCCACAATTGCGTGGTGCAGAAATCTTTGCTTGTCAGCTTTCAAATCATCTTTTAGAAAAAGGTCATGAGGTGTGGATGGTGGCTTTATATCCAGGAGACGCGAGCCTTCCGTTTAAAGGTTCAATCATAGAGTTGAACCGGCCAATTAAAAAAAGGTTTTATGACATTAAGGGTTGGAAAAGATTTAGTACACTCTTAAAAAAAATTCAACCAGATCTTATTCAAGCTAATGCAGGGGACACTCTTAAGTTTACAGCAAGTGCAAAGTTTATTTTCAACTTTGAACCACCTATAATATTTAGAAATGCAAATAAATCCGGCCTATTCATAAACTCTTTCTTTAAAAGAAAATTAAATCAATTTTATTTATCTAAGGTGTCAAAAGTTATCTCTGTCTCTAAGGAGTGCGAGGAAGATTTCATTGTAACTTATAATTATCCCCCTGAAAAAATAACAACAGTGGAAATAGGTATTGAAAAAAACATAATGGGCTCTCTTTCTAATGAGATCAAGACCCTGTTTGTTAAAAAACAAATTCTTTTACACATTGGTAGTTTTGTTCCTGAAAAAAACCACCTGGGTCTATTGCGTATTTTTTCGGAGGTAAATAAGAAATTACCCCAAACTCATCTTTTATTAATAGGTAAGGGAATACTGGAAGATAAAATTCGACAGGAAATTAAAAATTTTGACCTAGGAGAAAGAGTTACCTTATTAGGATATAGAACTGATGTGTTGGATATTATAGTTAATTCCAAGGCATTTTTGCTGCCCAGCATCATAGAAGGACTGCCAGGGGTACTATTGGAATCAATGTATTGTAAAACTCCGGTAATTGCTTATGACGTAGGGGGAATTCCGGGAATTGTGAATTCTTCTACCGGAAGCCTTATCCCAGTGGGGGATGAAATGTCTTTTGCAAAAGCCGTAATTAGGGCAGTTGAGTATCCTGATAAAGTACAAATCCAAGTGGCTTATAAAATTGTTAGGAAAAAGTTTATGAATATAAAAATTTCAAAGCGCTTTGTAAGAGCTTACAAAGAAGTATATACATAG
- a CDS encoding glycosyltransferase: MKILHLIQKVQNRGAETFACQLATHQKAYGHEILVVSIYQGDADLPWKENIISLNASEKKRFLDFSAWKRLAKIVSSFQPHIIQANSGDTLKYVVLSKITFRWKGLIIFRNASEVGRYLRSPLQKKLNEVFYKKVAFVISVSRVSEKDILKNFPFLKGKTAVLPVGLENNYIINKKDLLPGNKKHILHIGGFTFEKNHFTLLKIFKEIRNKNPEVHLHLVGDGPLKKEILKKIHEQELEKYITLYGFVNDPLSFIEAADILVLPSLIEGLPGVLLEAMLCNTPVVAFNVGGVSEIVNDTTGSLVEKNNEVEFINAVLEILGQEKSKNDRIKKAREMVTKEYMNEKIASSFLTAYEELL; encoded by the coding sequence ATGAAAATCCTACACCTTATACAAAAAGTTCAAAATCGTGGCGCAGAGACGTTTGCCTGTCAATTAGCAACGCATCAAAAAGCCTATGGACATGAGATTTTGGTGGTCTCTATATATCAAGGAGATGCAGATTTGCCATGGAAAGAGAATATAATTTCGCTTAACGCATCAGAAAAAAAAAGATTTTTAGATTTTTCCGCCTGGAAAAGACTTGCAAAAATAGTTTCCTCTTTTCAACCTCATATTATCCAAGCAAATTCGGGGGACACCTTAAAATATGTTGTATTATCAAAAATTACTTTTCGATGGAAGGGGTTAATTATATTTAGAAATGCTAGTGAGGTTGGAAGGTACTTGAGATCTCCGCTTCAAAAAAAACTTAATGAAGTCTTTTACAAAAAGGTCGCTTTTGTAATTTCTGTGTCCAGGGTATCGGAAAAAGATATTCTAAAAAATTTTCCTTTTTTAAAGGGGAAAACGGCTGTTTTGCCGGTGGGCTTGGAAAATAATTATATAATAAATAAAAAAGATCTGTTACCTGGTAACAAAAAGCATATTCTACACATAGGAGGATTTACATTCGAAAAGAATCATTTTACTCTTTTAAAAATTTTTAAAGAAATAAGAAATAAAAACCCGGAGGTACATCTTCATTTAGTGGGGGATGGACCTTTGAAAAAGGAAATTCTGAAAAAAATTCACGAACAGGAATTAGAAAAATATATAACATTATATGGATTTGTTAATGATCCTCTTTCGTTTATTGAAGCTGCGGATATTCTTGTCTTACCAAGTTTAATCGAAGGCTTGCCCGGAGTTCTTCTTGAGGCGATGTTGTGCAATACTCCTGTAGTAGCTTTTAATGTGGGAGGAGTTTCAGAGATTGTAAACGACACAACTGGAAGTCTAGTTGAAAAGAATAATGAAGTTGAATTTATCAATGCCGTATTGGAGATTCTTGGACAGGAGAAATCAAAAAATGATAGGATAAAAAAAGCGAGAGAAATGGTGACTAAAGAATATATGAATGAAAAAATAGCCTCTTCATTCCTGACCGCCTACGAGGAGCTTTTGTGA